In Paenibacillus phoenicis, one genomic interval encodes:
- a CDS encoding ArsB/NhaD family transporter: MEQQAIWALIIFLLTYALIISEKIHRTMLAMAGAAFMIIFGILDQESAVHHIDFNTLGLLIGMMIIVNTTAKTGLFTYIGIWTAKLAKGNPITLLWLLALITAIGSAFLDNVTTIILMVPVAFSITRRLRVQAFPYLFSMILATNIGGTATLIGDPPNIMIGSAVKELTFVAFMQNLTPVVLIILAVILPLVIVIFRKELKKAYAHQQSLMEISLEGLITEKKLLTQCLIALGLTLLGFFLHQYIHLETATIALAGAFLLLLMTGEHVMEQAFRSVEWPTIFFFVGLFVLVGGLVETGIITRVAEEVMRLTGGDPLTTSMLILWLSALASAFIDNIPLVATMIPMIQDMGGMGIQHLEPLWWSLSLGACLGGNGTLIGASANLIAAGMSAKEGEPISFLKYLKYGLPLMIVTILISSLYVYLRYFI; the protein is encoded by the coding sequence ATGGAACAACAGGCCATTTGGGCTTTAATCATTTTTTTGCTGACCTACGCACTCATTATATCTGAGAAAATTCACCGAACGATGCTGGCTATGGCTGGTGCGGCGTTCATGATAATCTTTGGCATCCTTGATCAGGAGAGCGCAGTGCATCATATTGATTTTAATACGCTGGGACTCTTGATCGGGATGATGATCATCGTGAATACGACAGCCAAGACCGGTTTATTCACGTACATCGGTATATGGACGGCCAAGCTGGCCAAAGGCAATCCGATCACTCTGCTGTGGTTGCTGGCGCTGATCACCGCGATAGGTTCGGCATTCCTGGATAACGTAACGACCATTATTTTGATGGTCCCGGTGGCATTTAGCATTACGCGGAGGTTGAGGGTTCAGGCGTTCCCTTACCTCTTTTCTATGATTCTTGCCACGAATATCGGCGGGACGGCGACTTTAATCGGAGACCCTCCCAACATTATGATTGGCAGCGCCGTGAAGGAACTGACCTTCGTAGCCTTCATGCAAAATTTGACGCCAGTCGTGTTGATCATTTTGGCAGTGATTCTGCCGCTTGTGATCGTGATCTTCCGCAAAGAGTTGAAAAAGGCTTATGCTCATCAACAGAGCTTGATGGAGATCAGTCTGGAGGGCTTGATTACGGAGAAAAAGCTGCTCACCCAATGCCTGATCGCCTTGGGGTTGACCTTGTTGGGCTTTTTCCTTCATCAATACATACATCTGGAAACGGCTACTATTGCGCTGGCTGGCGCCTTCTTGCTGCTGCTCATGACCGGCGAGCACGTGATGGAACAAGCCTTCCGTTCGGTGGAATGGCCCACCATCTTCTTTTTCGTGGGTTTGTTCGTATTGGTCGGAGGGTTGGTTGAAACGGGAATCATTACGAGAGTGGCCGAAGAGGTGATGCGCCTGACTGGAGGCGATCCGCTAACCACCTCGATGCTGATCCTCTGGCTGAGTGCTTTGGCGTCGGCGTTTATCGACAATATTCCGCTGGTGGCGACGATGATTCCGATGATCCAAGACATGGGCGGAATGGGGATTCAGCACCTGGAGCCGCTATGGTGGAGCCTATCGCTTGGCGCTTGTCTCGGTGGAAACGGAACATTAATCGGAGCCAGCGCCAATTTGATCGCTGCTGGGATGTCCGCCAAGGAAGGGGAACCGATCAGCTTCCTAAAATATTTGAAATACGGGCTGCCGCTGATGATCGTCACCATTTTGATCTCCAGCCTCTACGTTTATTTGCGATACTTCATTTAA
- a CDS encoding succinate dehydrogenase cytochrome b558 subunit, whose translation MKGFYSRKLHSLLGVIPLGFFLLEHMITNFSAVEGGSEGFREAVAFLNSLPLVLVLEIFGIWLPLLYHGVYGLYIAFQAKPNNRRFPTERNLRYLLQRITGVIAFVFVIWHVVETRVQVALGNVEHEELGGLMHDIVSNPIFFVLYLIGVVSAAFHFTNGLWSFLVSWGVTVGPRSQRVSSYICMGLFAIVAIMFVWSLIAFRGSEFQAEGTALLETAKAWMA comes from the coding sequence ATGAAAGGGTTTTATTCCAGAAAACTGCACTCGCTGCTGGGCGTCATTCCGCTGGGATTTTTCCTGCTGGAGCACATGATCACCAACTTTTCGGCGGTGGAAGGCGGGAGCGAAGGCTTTAGGGAAGCTGTCGCGTTCCTGAACAGCCTGCCGCTCGTCTTGGTTTTGGAGATTTTTGGGATCTGGCTGCCGCTCTTGTATCACGGGGTTTACGGGCTTTATATTGCGTTTCAGGCGAAGCCGAACAATCGGCGGTTCCCAACTGAACGTAACCTGCGTTATTTGCTGCAGCGGATCACTGGCGTCATCGCGTTTGTGTTTGTGATCTGGCACGTGGTGGAGACCCGTGTACAGGTGGCACTGGGCAATGTGGAGCATGAGGAATTGGGCGGCTTAATGCATGACATCGTCAGCAACCCGATTTTCTTCGTGTTGTATCTGATTGGGGTCGTGTCGGCGGCCTTCCACTTTACGAATGGATTGTGGTCGTTCCTCGTCAGCTGGGGCGTGACAGTCGGCCCGCGGTCGCAACGTGTGTCCTCCTATATTTGCATGGGCTTGTTCGCGATCGTTGCTATCATGTTCGTGTGGTCGCTGATCGCATTCCGCGGCTCGGAATTCCAAGCCGAAGGCACTGCCTTGCTGGAGACGGCAAAGGCTTGGATGGCTTAG
- a CDS encoding LysR family transcriptional regulator: MLEELLVFTTVVEQSSLNKASKLLNLSQPALSRKIAKLEEEWGVSLFHRKGKRLELTRVGQEAYQYALEQRQRHQNFLQTVSRIKAAERRIVTLGASLTTIQTTLPPLVTSLMEKFPDIELKLVTGKTHEIVSYVREKRVDFGVVASLVNETGLKCLPLFKDHLELVVPKGHELAAAGQKRRLIMDDLNGRPMIVFSKGTWYRRLIDDLFGRYSIVPDIRMEIDSFEAIVRLLPICKAAALLPKSYLRMPLLRDNGLLTVPIPELAQTRRETCLVYGDKSELTSETKEWITQIRETLVKELPL; encoded by the coding sequence ATGCTGGAAGAGTTGCTGGTGTTCACCACCGTCGTGGAGCAATCCAGTTTGAACAAAGCATCCAAGCTGTTAAACCTGTCCCAGCCCGCCCTTTCGCGGAAAATCGCCAAGTTGGAGGAGGAGTGGGGAGTCTCCCTGTTTCACCGCAAAGGGAAAAGACTCGAGCTGACCCGCGTCGGGCAGGAAGCTTACCAATATGCGCTGGAACAGCGGCAACGCCACCAGAACTTCCTGCAGACCGTGTCCCGAATCAAGGCAGCGGAGCGCCGTATCGTCACGTTAGGCGCCAGCCTGACGACGATCCAAACCACCCTGCCGCCGCTCGTGACCTCGTTAATGGAGAAGTTTCCAGATATCGAATTGAAGCTCGTTACCGGCAAAACCCATGAAATCGTCTCTTATGTCCGCGAGAAGAGAGTGGACTTCGGCGTCGTGGCCTCCCTGGTGAACGAGACGGGCTTGAAATGCTTGCCGCTGTTCAAAGACCACCTCGAGTTGGTCGTTCCCAAAGGGCATGAGCTAGCCGCCGCCGGGCAGAAGCGCCGTCTGATCATGGACGATCTGAACGGTCGGCCGATGATCGTATTTTCCAAGGGAACTTGGTATCGCCGGCTGATCGACGACCTGTTTGGACGCTACAGCATCGTGCCCGATATTCGCATGGAAATCGATTCGTTTGAAGCGATCGTCCGCCTGCTGCCGATCTGTAAAGCAGCCGCGCTATTGCCCAAATCGTACCTGCGTATGCCGCTGCTGCGGGATAACGGCCTGCTGACCGTGCCGATTCCAGAACTGGCCCAGACACGGCGCGAAACCTGTCTCGTATATGGCGACAAATCGGAGCTGACGAGCGAAACGAAGGAATGGATCACGCAAATCCGCGAAACCCTCGTGAAAGAATTGCCGCTCTAA